A genomic segment from Proteiniborus ethanoligenes encodes:
- the csx20 gene encoding CRISPR-associated protein Csx20, with translation MRKLILIFSHSLTDKQIEDSKVNLYINEFIYLPKELQGKWSLIPPDMEDISNITDEIKDWIDSVADKDDYILVQGDFGATYDVVKHLKNKGHRVIYSTTSRRAKEIVRDDGKIEITHIFDHVMYREY, from the coding sequence TTGAGGAAGTTGATACTTATATTTTCTCATAGCTTAACGGATAAACAAATAGAAGATTCCAAAGTAAATTTATACATCAATGAATTCATATATTTACCTAAAGAGCTGCAAGGAAAGTGGAGTCTTATACCACCAGATATGGAAGACATATCTAATATTACAGATGAGATTAAGGACTGGATAGATAGTGTAGCGGACAAGGATGATTACATACTAGTACAAGGAGATTTTGGTGCTACATATGATGTGGTTAAACATTTGAAAAATAAAGGACACAGGGTTATATATTCGACTACATCAAGAAGAGCTAAGGAAATCGTAAGAGATGATGGAAAAATTGAGATAACTCACATATTTGATCATGTAATGTACAGAGAGTATTAA
- the csx2 gene encoding TIGR02221 family CRISPR-associated protein → MVLARVLISPIGAGSYYKTLYKFDDGSEKVSSFIVEVLAEHIKAERVFLLGTSNSGWVQLYEHFTELTNETLDIEYLKILEQETKKEPYDIRLLDKVIKSIDTWLYKVNSSSKNNSKAILLKYGIDNEELMENFSEFMKIIDLLEDGDEIHIDITHAFRSIPVFMYLILEFIETLNYKKIKLCGMYYGMSEARTVFDKVDIIDYPVGENIRKLENERIIGDKPKNGKIPVGKIVNLKPILDISKWIRSTHDFINYGNGYGISTMIENDVNSNEITLTLGVKIKDISNLTNINFLVELRHEIKNMNSLLNTPDIDRGIIKYIKPILLDFTNRFSRLDTDSEFQLDLAKWYIENKRYGHGYICLVEAILTKTCELYGENVENLNNRNLIKSAFFLTKKVKTSVDIKKYGDLFHETNSIRKKIAHASFISESSIDKIPYNRHIEKAQSYADDMEKLFNSPNIQSMPNIITIEMIKRNYKPPNKNKRR, encoded by the coding sequence ATAGTTCTGGCAAGGGTCTTAATTTCACCTATTGGTGCAGGATCTTACTATAAGACATTATACAAATTTGATGATGGCAGCGAAAAAGTTTCGTCTTTTATTGTTGAGGTATTAGCAGAACATATAAAGGCAGAGCGAGTGTTTTTGTTAGGAACTTCTAATTCTGGTTGGGTACAATTATACGAGCACTTCACAGAGTTAACTAATGAGACTTTAGATATTGAATATCTTAAAATTCTTGAACAAGAAACTAAAAAAGAACCTTATGATATTAGGTTATTAGACAAGGTTATTAAAAGTATAGATACATGGTTGTATAAAGTAAACTCTAGCTCCAAGAATAATTCTAAAGCAATTTTATTAAAATATGGTATTGATAATGAAGAACTTATGGAGAATTTTTCAGAGTTTATGAAGATAATTGATTTGCTTGAAGATGGAGATGAGATACATATTGATATTACTCATGCATTTAGATCCATTCCAGTTTTTATGTATTTAATACTTGAATTTATTGAAACATTAAACTATAAAAAAATCAAACTTTGTGGTATGTACTATGGCATGAGTGAAGCAAGAACAGTTTTTGACAAGGTTGACATTATAGATTATCCAGTTGGTGAAAATATTAGGAAGTTAGAGAATGAAAGAATTATTGGTGATAAACCTAAAAATGGGAAAATTCCTGTTGGCAAAATAGTTAATTTAAAGCCAATATTAGATATTTCAAAATGGATTAGGAGTACCCATGATTTTATTAATTATGGAAATGGCTATGGTATTAGTACAATGATAGAAAACGATGTAAATTCTAATGAAATAACCTTAACATTAGGAGTGAAAATTAAAGACATTTCAAATTTAACAAATATTAATTTTCTTGTAGAGCTTAGGCATGAGATTAAAAATATGAATAGTTTGTTAAATACTCCAGATATAGATAGAGGGATAATAAAATATATCAAACCTATTTTACTAGATTTCACCAATAGATTTTCTAGATTAGATACTGATTCAGAATTTCAACTCGACTTAGCTAAATGGTATATAGAGAACAAGCGTTATGGTCATGGATATATATGTCTTGTAGAAGCTATATTAACCAAAACCTGCGAACTATATGGTGAAAATGTAGAGAATTTAAACAACAGAAACCTAATTAAATCAGCCTTTTTTCTAACTAAAAAAGTAAAAACATCAGTGGATATCAAGAAATATGGGGATTTATTTCATGAAACGAACTCAATTAGGAAAAAAATAGCTCATGCTTCTTTTATAAGTGAAAGTTCAATAGATAAGATTCCATATAACAGACATATAGAAAAAGCTCAAAGCTATGCTGATGATATGGAGAAATTATTTAATTCACCAAATATACAATCTATGCCTAATATAATTACCATAGAGATGATTAAAAGAAACTATAAACCACCAAATAAAAACAAAAGGAGGTAA
- the csx2 gene encoding TIGR02221 family CRISPR-associated protein has product MKKLITFLGTGDYSVVTYNYGNTCVRTRYVQECIANILGSDVEFIVVLTEKAKATNWEGKGKAKGSDEECDKLQNILIKNNIKYRELEIFDGNNSDEMWSNFDKIFDALEEGDEVYVDVTHSFRSIPFIIMSVLNYARFIKNIEVKDIFYGAYDAKVNDVAPIFNLSIFNHITDWTIGAEKFLNTGDSRQLAMIISSTIKPILIESKGKNQDANIARKIKDDLESFSGGLYTVRGNSISEYGIALKTTLESIKKIELIELKPFEKILDKIFEKVYFYSDSIVRDIHNTVKLSRDLRLIQQSYTFLQENIINYLCHMGNINIHNVNERELTVTVLLSYHKLKNIKLKDEYLIINEKIKDYASHELAALYDDIGDYRNDLNHAGYRQDSKEYKGFAKKLDSFILDFEKLVFDKNVEMELIV; this is encoded by the coding sequence TTGAAAAAACTAATTACCTTTTTAGGAACAGGTGATTACAGTGTTGTGACCTATAATTATGGGAATACATGTGTTCGCACAAGATATGTGCAGGAATGTATAGCCAATATTCTAGGCTCAGATGTGGAGTTCATCGTAGTTCTTACTGAAAAAGCTAAGGCAACTAATTGGGAAGGCAAAGGAAAAGCTAAGGGATCTGACGAGGAATGTGACAAACTACAAAATATACTTATTAAAAACAATATTAAATATAGGGAACTAGAAATATTTGATGGCAACAATAGTGATGAAATGTGGAGTAACTTTGACAAAATATTTGATGCCTTAGAAGAAGGTGATGAAGTATATGTTGATGTTACTCATTCTTTTAGGTCTATTCCATTTATTATCATGTCAGTTCTCAATTATGCTAGATTTATTAAAAATATTGAGGTCAAGGATATATTCTACGGTGCATATGATGCTAAAGTTAATGATGTCGCACCTATTTTCAACTTATCAATATTTAATCACATAACCGATTGGACTATTGGTGCAGAAAAATTCTTGAATACGGGAGATAGTAGACAGTTGGCTATGATTATAAGTTCTACAATAAAACCTATACTTATAGAGTCAAAAGGAAAGAACCAAGATGCTAATATTGCTAGAAAAATAAAAGATGACTTAGAGTCCTTCTCTGGAGGATTATATACAGTAAGGGGAAATAGTATATCAGAATATGGAATAGCTTTAAAAACTACTCTGGAATCAATTAAAAAAATTGAACTAATAGAATTAAAGCCTTTTGAAAAAATCTTAGATAAAATATTTGAAAAGGTTTACTTTTATTCAGATAGTATAGTTAGAGATATTCATAATACTGTAAAATTGAGCAGGGATTTAAGACTTATACAGCAATCCTATACGTTTTTACAAGAAAACATAATAAATTACCTATGTCACATGGGTAATATTAATATACATAATGTTAATGAAAGAGAATTGACAGTTACGGTTCTGCTTAGTTACCATAAGCTAAAAAACATCAAGTTAAAAGATGAATATTTAATCATTAATGAAAAAATAAAAGATTATGCAAGTCATGAACTAGCAGCCTTGTATGATGACATTGGTGACTATAGAAATGATCTAAATCATGCTGGATACAGGCAAGATTCAAAAGAATATAAAGGTTTTGCTAAAAAACTTGATAGTTTTATTTTAGATTTTGAAAAGCTAGTTTTTGATAAAAATGTTGAAATGGAGTTGATTGTTTGA